A single genomic interval of Streptomyces graminofaciens harbors:
- a CDS encoding RNA polymerase sigma factor, giving the protein MTVEPPGVRIRAEEREESDARVIERSRDEPEQFAALYDRYADAVHRYAARRLGPEAAEDLMAETFVTAFQRRHRYDLERADARPWLFGIATNLVSRHRRAEARRFKALARVPAPVEHEEAVAERAVARAGATGVRRELAAALAGLSARHRDVVLLVAWGGLDYEEAAEALGVPVGTVRSRLHRARSRLREALGGSDPTAFREADAHA; this is encoded by the coding sequence ATGACCGTCGAGCCCCCGGGCGTCCGCATCCGCGCGGAGGAGCGCGAGGAGAGTGACGCCCGCGTGATCGAGCGGTCCCGGGACGAGCCCGAGCAGTTCGCCGCGCTCTACGACCGGTACGCCGACGCCGTGCACAGATACGCGGCCCGGCGTCTCGGTCCGGAGGCGGCGGAGGATCTGATGGCGGAGACCTTCGTCACCGCCTTCCAGCGACGCCACAGGTACGACCTGGAGCGGGCCGACGCCCGCCCCTGGTTGTTCGGCATCGCGACCAATCTCGTGAGCCGTCACCGCCGAGCCGAGGCGCGCCGTTTCAAGGCGCTCGCCCGGGTTCCGGCGCCGGTGGAGCACGAGGAGGCGGTCGCGGAGCGCGCGGTGGCCAGGGCCGGTGCCACGGGGGTGCGCCGGGAGTTGGCTGCCGCGCTGGCCGGGTTGTCAGCCCGGCACCGCGATGTCGTCCTGCTGGTCGCGTGGGGCGGCCTCGACTACGAGGAGGCCGCCGAGGCCCTCGGCGTACCCGTCGGCACGGTCAGATCCCGGTTGCACCGGGCTCGCAGCAGATTGCGCGAAGCACTGGGCGGATCCGATCCGACAGCTTTCCGAGAGGCAGACGCCCATGCGTGA
- a CDS encoding lysophospholipid acyltransferase family protein produces MKVAIGGPLKVTFRPWVEGLENIPAEGPAILASNHLSFSDSFFLPAVLDRKVTFIAKAEYFTTPGVKGKLTAAFFKGVGQLPVDRSGARGAGEAAVRSGIQVVERGELFGIYPEGTRSPDGRLYRGKPGGLARVALATGAPVIPVAMIDTEKIQPPGQVMPKLLRPGIRIGKPLDFRRYQGMEHDRFVLRALTDEVMYEIMTLSGQEYVDMYATAAKRQIADAAKVEKEAEKAAKASQARTDKDPSGS; encoded by the coding sequence ATGAAGGTCGCTATCGGGGGACCGCTGAAGGTCACCTTCAGGCCCTGGGTGGAAGGCCTGGAGAACATTCCCGCCGAGGGCCCCGCGATCCTGGCGAGCAACCACCTCTCCTTCTCGGACTCGTTCTTCCTGCCCGCGGTCCTCGACCGCAAGGTCACGTTCATCGCGAAGGCCGAGTACTTCACCACCCCCGGTGTCAAAGGCAAGTTGACGGCCGCCTTCTTCAAGGGCGTCGGCCAGCTTCCGGTGGACCGCTCCGGGGCGCGCGGCGCGGGAGAGGCCGCCGTCAGGAGCGGCATCCAGGTCGTCGAGCGCGGCGAGCTGTTCGGTATCTACCCGGAGGGCACCCGCTCGCCCGACGGCCGCCTCTACCGCGGCAAGCCCGGCGGTCTCGCCCGCGTGGCCCTCGCCACCGGCGCGCCCGTGATCCCGGTCGCGATGATCGACACGGAGAAGATCCAGCCGCCCGGCCAGGTCATGCCGAAGCTGTTGCGCCCCGGCATCCGGATCGGCAAGCCTCTCGACTTCCGCCGCTACCAGGGCATGGAGCACGACCGCTTCGTCCTGCGGGCGCTGACCGACGAGGTCATGTACGAGATCATGACGCTCTCCGGCCAGGAGTACGTCGACATGTACGCGACCGCCGCCAAGCGCCAGATCGCGGACGCGGCCAAGGTGGAGAAGGAGGCCGAGAAGGCCGCCAAGGCCTCGCAGGCACGCACGGACAAGGACCCGTCGGGTTCGTAA
- a CDS encoding 6-phosphofructokinase, which yields MRVGVLTGGGDCPGLNAVIRGIVRKGVQEYGYDFVGFRDGWRGPLENDTVRLDIPTVRGILPRGGTILGSSRTNPLKQENGIRRIKDTLAKQEVGALIAIGGEDTLGVAARLSDEYGVPCVGVPKTIDNDLSATDYTFGFDTAVGIATEAIDRLHTTAESHMRVLVCEVMGRHAGWIALHSGLAGGANVILIPEQRFDLDQVCAWITSRFKASYAPIVVVAEGAMPKDGDVVLKDGSLDSFGHVRLSGVGEWLAKEIEKRTGKEARTTVLGHIQRGGTPSAFDRWLATRFGLHAIEAVRDGDFGKMVALRGTDIVRVPIAEATAKLKTVDPKLYQEVGVFFG from the coding sequence ATGCGGGTCGGAGTACTGACCGGAGGCGGCGACTGCCCCGGGCTCAATGCCGTCATCCGGGGCATCGTCCGCAAGGGCGTGCAGGAGTACGGCTACGACTTCGTCGGCTTCCGGGACGGCTGGCGGGGACCGCTGGAGAACGACACCGTACGGCTCGACATCCCCACCGTGCGCGGCATCCTGCCCCGCGGCGGCACCATCCTCGGCTCCTCGCGCACCAACCCGCTGAAGCAGGAGAACGGCATCCGCCGCATCAAGGACACCCTCGCCAAGCAGGAGGTCGGGGCGCTCATCGCGATCGGCGGCGAGGACACGCTCGGAGTCGCCGCCCGCCTGTCCGACGAGTACGGCGTGCCGTGCGTGGGCGTCCCGAAGACGATCGACAACGACCTGTCCGCCACCGACTACACCTTCGGCTTCGACACCGCGGTCGGCATCGCCACGGAGGCCATCGACCGCCTCCACACCACCGCCGAGTCCCATATGAGGGTCCTGGTCTGCGAGGTGATGGGCCGTCACGCCGGCTGGATCGCCCTCCACTCCGGCCTCGCCGGCGGCGCCAACGTCATCCTCATCCCCGAGCAGCGCTTCGACCTCGACCAGGTGTGCGCCTGGATCACCTCCCGCTTCAAGGCGTCGTACGCCCCGATCGTGGTCGTCGCCGAGGGCGCGATGCCCAAGGACGGCGATGTGGTGCTGAAGGACGGGTCGCTGGACTCCTTCGGCCATGTCCGCCTGTCCGGGGTGGGCGAGTGGCTGGCGAAGGAGATCGAGAAGCGCACCGGCAAGGAGGCCCGCACGACGGTCCTGGGACACATCCAGCGGGGCGGCACCCCCAGCGCCTTCGACCGCTGGCTCGCCACCCGCTTCGGCCTCCACGCCATCGAGGCGGTCCGGGACGGCGACTTCGGCAAGATGGTCGCCCTGCGGGGGACGGACATCGTCCGCGTCCCCATCGCGGAGGCCACGGCGAAGCTGAAGACGGTGGACCCGAAGCTGTACCAGGAGGTGGGCGTCTTCTTCGGCTGA
- a CDS encoding response regulator has protein sequence MVVDDHPMWRDAVARDLAESGFDVVATAGDGDQAVRRAQAVGPDVLVLDLNLPLKPGVQVCKELVGVNPALRVLVLSASGEHADVLEAVKSGATGYLLKSASTEELIDAVRRTAVGDPVFTPGLAGLVLGEYRRLASEPAPAAGADEPKAPQLTERETEVLRLVAKGLSYKQIAERLVISHRTVQNHVQNTLGKLQLHNRVELVRYAIERGLDDE, from the coding sequence ATGGTGGTGGACGACCACCCCATGTGGCGTGACGCCGTCGCCCGGGACCTGGCCGAGTCGGGCTTCGACGTGGTCGCCACGGCGGGCGACGGCGACCAGGCCGTACGCCGTGCGCAGGCGGTGGGGCCCGACGTCCTCGTGCTGGACCTCAACCTGCCGCTGAAGCCCGGCGTCCAGGTCTGCAAGGAACTGGTGGGCGTCAACCCGGCCCTGCGCGTGCTGGTCCTCTCGGCGAGCGGTGAGCACGCGGACGTACTGGAGGCGGTGAAGTCCGGCGCGACGGGCTATCTGCTGAAGTCGGCGTCGACCGAGGAGCTGATCGACGCGGTGCGCCGCACGGCCGTCGGCGACCCGGTGTTCACCCCCGGCCTCGCGGGCCTGGTCCTCGGTGAGTACCGCCGCCTGGCCTCCGAGCCGGCGCCCGCCGCGGGCGCCGACGAGCCCAAGGCGCCGCAGCTCACCGAGCGCGAGACCGAGGTGCTCCGCCTGGTCGCCAAGGGCCTGAGCTACAAGCAGATCGCCGAGCGCCTGGTCATCTCGCACCGCACGGTCCAGAACCACGTCCAGAACACCCTCGGCAAGCTCCAGCTCCACAACCGGGTCGAGCTGGTCCGCTATGCCATAGAGCGGGGTCTCGACGACGAGTAA
- a CDS encoding DUF5304 domain-containing protein: MSEERPPSSDAASGAAREDEAYESRARATDDDAWATACEEDLAAEKARRRAKYGPPPGSAAEELRKLVDAVGEKLAGLQSPLLGAAASGAAQHMVSQVVKQAKAAVEPVIERNPDVFDHLAAAGSELLAAYRSAVEAQERRWTNRDGTRPDQGEDPGPGERIDLD; this comes from the coding sequence ATGAGCGAAGAGCGCCCACCGTCGTCCGATGCCGCGTCCGGCGCGGCCCGGGAGGACGAGGCCTACGAGTCACGGGCGCGCGCGACCGACGACGACGCCTGGGCGACGGCGTGCGAGGAGGACCTCGCCGCGGAGAAGGCCCGCCGCCGGGCGAAGTACGGGCCGCCCCCGGGCTCGGCCGCCGAGGAACTGCGCAAGCTCGTCGACGCGGTCGGCGAGAAACTCGCCGGACTCCAGTCGCCGCTGCTCGGCGCCGCCGCCTCCGGCGCGGCCCAGCACATGGTCAGCCAGGTCGTGAAGCAGGCCAAGGCCGCCGTCGAACCGGTCATCGAACGCAACCCGGACGTCTTCGACCATCTCGCCGCCGCCGGCTCCGAGCTGCTGGCCGCCTACCGCTCCGCCGTCGAGGCCCAGGAGCGCCGCTGGACGAACCGGGACGGCACCCGCCCTGACCAGGGCGAGGACCCCGGCCCCGGCGAGCGCATCGACCTCGACTGA
- a CDS encoding endonuclease/exonuclease/phosphatase family protein, which yields MVMPNSRTNPDGSATIRVLSYNIRSLRDDTDALARVITACAPDLVLIQEAPRFFRWRKKLARLAAASDLLVLSGGATASGPALLCNLRTTVERTEDVLLPLTPGLHRRGFATAVVRFGRARLGVLSCHLSLQKDERYEQGGMLLDRLAALGVEHAVAGGDLNERPDGRTFRRLAAGLQDCWTTAPWGTEYTSTPADPHQRIDAILATPGIEVLGCGVPLDHPGITEHDLRAATDHLPVLAALRVPATVD from the coding sequence ATGGTGATGCCCAACTCCCGCACAAACCCCGACGGTTCGGCAACCATCCGCGTCCTCAGCTACAACATCCGCTCCCTGCGGGACGACACGGACGCCCTCGCCCGAGTGATCACCGCCTGCGCCCCCGACCTGGTCCTCATCCAGGAAGCCCCCCGTTTCTTCCGCTGGCGCAAGAAACTCGCGAGGCTGGCCGCGGCCTCCGACCTGCTGGTCCTCTCCGGCGGGGCCACCGCCTCCGGCCCGGCGCTGCTGTGCAACCTCCGCACCACCGTCGAGCGCACCGAGGACGTACTGCTGCCGCTCACCCCCGGCCTGCACAGACGCGGCTTCGCGACCGCGGTGGTCCGCTTCGGGCGGGCCCGCCTCGGCGTCCTGTCCTGCCACCTCTCGCTGCAGAAGGACGAGCGGTACGAGCAGGGCGGCATGCTGCTCGACCGCCTCGCCGCGCTGGGCGTGGAGCACGCGGTCGCGGGCGGCGACCTCAACGAACGCCCGGACGGCCGCACCTTCCGGCGCCTCGCCGCAGGCCTCCAGGACTGCTGGACCACCGCCCCCTGGGGCACGGAGTACACCTCCACGCCGGCCGACCCCCACCAGCGCATCGACGCCATCCTGGCCACACCCGGCATCGAGGTCCTCGGCTGCGGGGTCCCCCTGGACCACCCCGGGATCACGGAACACGATCTGAGGGCGGCCACGGACCACCTTCCGGTCCTGGCCGCCCTCAGAGTGCCCGCGACTGTCGACTGA
- a CDS encoding alpha/beta hydrolase translates to MPVLPGAEPYRHEGGEVGVLLCHGFTGSPQSLRPWGEYLAARGLTVRLPLLPGHGTHWEELRPTGWQDWYAEVDRELWALRESCARVFVAGLSMGGALALRLAAKHGEAVDGIVVVNPANKVHGLAAHALPVARHFLPTAKGITSDIAKEGVEELGYSRVPLHAAHSLRTFLRFVDGELPQVTQPLLLLHSARDHVVPPVDSERVLGRVSSTDVTEIVLEQSHHVATLDHDADLIFEQSHTFITRIAPAAGKAASESGAGAVEQTGKATDSGSVADSVKESGPRSVRQSEKGSAEQSGAGSGKQREQREGTATGG, encoded by the coding sequence GTGCCGGTCCTTCCCGGAGCCGAGCCGTACCGCCATGAGGGCGGGGAGGTAGGAGTCCTCCTCTGCCACGGTTTCACCGGTTCCCCGCAGTCGCTGCGCCCCTGGGGGGAGTACCTCGCCGCGCGCGGGCTGACGGTGCGGCTGCCGCTGCTGCCGGGGCACGGGACCCACTGGGAGGAGCTGCGGCCGACCGGCTGGCAGGACTGGTACGCGGAGGTGGACCGCGAGCTGTGGGCCCTGCGCGAGAGCTGCGCCCGGGTGTTCGTGGCCGGGCTGTCCATGGGAGGCGCGCTGGCGCTTCGGCTGGCGGCGAAGCACGGGGAGGCGGTCGACGGCATCGTCGTCGTCAACCCGGCGAACAAGGTGCACGGCCTCGCCGCGCACGCCCTGCCCGTGGCCCGTCACTTCCTGCCCACGGCGAAGGGGATCACGAGCGACATCGCGAAGGAGGGCGTCGAGGAGCTGGGGTACAGCAGGGTGCCCCTGCACGCGGCGCACTCGCTGCGGACCTTCCTGCGGTTCGTCGACGGCGAGCTGCCGCAGGTCACCCAGCCGTTGCTGCTGCTCCACAGCGCGCGGGACCATGTCGTACCGCCCGTCGACTCCGAGCGCGTCCTTGGCCGGGTGTCCTCGACGGACGTCACGGAGATCGTGCTGGAACAGAGCCACCATGTCGCGACGTTGGACCATGACGCGGACCTGATCTTCGAGCAGAGCCACACGTTCATCACCCGGATCGCGCCGGCCGCGGGCAAGGCGGCGTCGGAGTCCGGGGCGGGGGCCGTGGAACAGACCGGGAAAGCGACGGACAGCGGGTCGGTGGCGGATTCCGTGAAGGAGTCGGGCCCGCGATCCGTACGGCAGTCCGAGAAGGGTTCCGCGGAGCAGTCCGGCGCGGGATCCGGGAAGCAGCGGGAGCAGAGGGAAGGGACGGCCACTGGTGGCTGA
- the macS gene encoding MacS family sensor histidine kinase yields the protein MAKRERVMRMSVEQPLWRALTGYRLLTMVYVIGLFASAYDKFDRPWLAVAYLAVLSGWTLLTLPKVANAANCTKRFLAADLTVALVGILLTRFADSTARVEAGGPTLPSIWTAGAVLAFAIKGGWRWAAFASTLVAVANLIHRGAPTRDTIHNVLLVWVASIAIGYVVEVARASERTLARALEIEAATRERERLARDIHDGVLQVLAMVQRRGTALGGEAAELGRMAGEQEVALRTLVSGGLVPVSRVSEDAAEGALVRAVEEPDDMSTGPVDLRALLVPFAAADVTLSEPGSPVPLSPPAARELAAAVGAALDNVRKHAGAEARAWILVEDWPDEVIVTVRDDGPGIPEGRLAQAEGEGRLGVAQSIRGRLRDIGGTAELISVPGQGTEVELKVPKAPQGPKDTRGKAEKR from the coding sequence GTGGCCAAGCGCGAGAGAGTCATGAGGATGTCGGTCGAGCAGCCGCTGTGGCGCGCCCTCACCGGCTACCGGCTCCTGACGATGGTGTACGTGATCGGCCTGTTCGCCAGCGCGTACGACAAGTTCGACCGCCCCTGGCTGGCCGTCGCCTACCTGGCCGTGCTGTCCGGCTGGACCCTGCTGACCCTGCCCAAGGTGGCCAACGCGGCCAACTGCACCAAGCGGTTCCTCGCCGCCGACCTCACAGTCGCGCTCGTCGGCATCCTGCTCACGCGGTTCGCCGACTCGACCGCGCGGGTGGAGGCGGGCGGTCCGACCCTGCCGTCGATATGGACCGCGGGCGCGGTGCTGGCCTTCGCCATCAAGGGCGGCTGGCGCTGGGCCGCGTTCGCCTCCACGCTCGTCGCCGTCGCCAACCTCATCCATCGCGGCGCCCCGACCCGCGACACCATCCACAACGTGCTGCTGGTCTGGGTCGCCTCCATCGCCATCGGGTACGTCGTCGAGGTCGCCCGCGCCTCGGAGCGCACGCTCGCCCGCGCCCTGGAGATCGAGGCCGCGACCCGTGAACGGGAGCGGCTCGCCCGGGACATCCACGACGGCGTGCTCCAGGTCCTCGCCATGGTCCAGCGGCGCGGCACCGCCCTCGGCGGCGAGGCCGCCGAGCTGGGCCGGATGGCGGGCGAGCAGGAGGTCGCGCTGCGGACGCTCGTCTCCGGCGGTCTGGTCCCCGTCTCGCGGGTGTCGGAGGACGCGGCCGAGGGTGCGCTCGTCCGGGCGGTGGAGGAACCGGACGACATGTCCACTGGCCCGGTGGATCTCCGCGCGCTCCTCGTCCCGTTCGCCGCCGCGGACGTCACCCTCTCCGAGCCCGGCAGCCCCGTACCGCTGTCCCCGCCCGCCGCGCGCGAGCTGGCGGCGGCCGTCGGTGCCGCCCTGGACAATGTCCGTAAGCACGCGGGAGCGGAGGCCAGGGCCTGGATCCTGGTCGAGGACTGGCCGGACGAGGTGATCGTGACCGTACGGGACGACGGGCCGGGCATCCCCGAGGGGCGGCTCGCGCAGGCCGAGGGCGAGGGCCGGCTCGGAGTGGCCCAGTCCATCCGGGGGCGGCTGCGCGACATCGGCGGCACGGCCGAGCTGATCTCGGTCCCCGGGCAGGGCACGGAAGTCGAGCTGAAGGTACCGAAGGCCCCACAGGGGCCGAAGGACACACGGGGGAAGGCGGAGAAGCGGTGA
- a CDS encoding ROK family glucokinase: MGLTIGVDIGGTKIAAGVVDEEGNILSTHKVPTPGTPEAIVDAIAAAVEGARAGHEIVGVGIGAAGYVDRQRSTVYFAPNIDWRNEPLKEKVEARVGLPVVVENDANAAAWGEYRFGAGKGHRNVICITLGTGLGGGIIIGNKLRRGHYGVAAEFGHIRMVPDGLLCGCGSQGCWEQYASGRALVRYAKQRANATPENAEILLGLGDGSPEGIEGKHISMAARQGDPVAVDSYRELARWAGAGLADLASLFDPSAFIVGGGLSDEGELVLDPIRNSYKRWLVGGNWRPVAEVIAAQLGNEAGLVGAADLAREPAPIM; this comes from the coding sequence ATGGGACTCACCATCGGCGTCGACATCGGCGGTACCAAGATCGCGGCAGGCGTGGTCGACGAGGAAGGCAACATCCTCTCGACGCACAAGGTGCCGACCCCGGGTACGCCCGAGGCGATCGTGGACGCCATCGCCGCCGCCGTCGAGGGCGCGCGAGCCGGTCACGAGATCGTCGGCGTGGGCATCGGTGCCGCCGGCTATGTCGACCGTCAGCGCTCCACGGTCTACTTCGCCCCCAACATCGACTGGCGCAACGAGCCGCTCAAGGAGAAGGTCGAGGCCCGCGTGGGCCTGCCCGTCGTCGTGGAGAACGACGCCAACGCCGCCGCCTGGGGCGAGTACAGGTTCGGCGCGGGCAAGGGCCACCGCAACGTCATCTGCATCACCCTCGGCACGGGTCTCGGCGGCGGCATCATCATCGGCAACAAGCTGCGCCGCGGGCACTACGGCGTGGCCGCGGAGTTCGGCCACATCCGGATGGTCCCGGACGGGCTGCTGTGCGGCTGCGGCTCACAGGGCTGCTGGGAGCAGTACGCGTCGGGGCGCGCGCTGGTGAGATACGCCAAACAGCGCGCCAACGCGACCCCGGAGAACGCCGAGATCCTGCTGGGCCTGGGCGACGGCAGCCCCGAGGGCATCGAGGGCAAGCACATCTCCATGGCCGCCCGCCAGGGCGACCCCGTCGCCGTGGACTCCTACCGCGAGCTGGCCCGCTGGGCCGGCGCCGGCCTCGCCGACCTGGCCTCCCTCTTCGACCCGTCCGCCTTCATCGTCGGCGGCGGCCTCTCCGACGAGGGCGAGCTGGTCCTGGACCCGATCCGCAATTCCTACAAGCGCTGGCTCGTCGGCGGCAACTGGCGCCCGGTCGCCGAGGTCATCGCCGCCCAACTGGGCAACGAGGCGGGCCTGGTGGGAGCGGCGGACCTGGCGAGAGAGCCGGCCCCGATCATGTAA
- a CDS encoding CU044_5270 family protein, protein MRDIDESRDLRDLAAFDAGVPPLDDETRRRGRARLLATINATEAKHTARGPVPLMRRRPVLRVALTGALAAAVAAGVLVAVQDDGGTGKTAKPPASGNPSMENVSARTVLNGAAAYARKHEQAAAPRDDQFLYTKEIIKETNQKTGTTKSYVDENWRSVDGSQRSWIMEIGHGWWSPPLKKNESVWPPQDWGTLEKLPTDPEKLILSLLHKSGPDDKNDSLDDITEQEWSDIHFSLAGLLKLVPVMPEGLRPAAYEALGMVPGVKAVPNQKDAKGRTGVAITYDDPTGMMGFGSYFIFNPATYEFLGFRDERTSGDGANMKTYTQLSYLDSWAIVDKVKQRP, encoded by the coding sequence ATGCGTGACATCGACGAGTCGAGGGACCTGAGAGACCTCGCCGCATTCGACGCGGGGGTCCCCCCGCTCGACGACGAGACCCGGCGACGCGGGCGGGCCCGCCTGCTCGCCACCATCAACGCCACGGAGGCGAAGCACACGGCACGCGGACCCGTTCCGCTCATGCGGCGCCGCCCCGTGCTGCGCGTCGCTCTGACCGGCGCGTTGGCGGCGGCGGTCGCCGCCGGTGTGCTGGTCGCGGTGCAGGACGACGGCGGCACCGGGAAGACCGCGAAGCCACCGGCCAGCGGCAACCCGTCCATGGAGAACGTGAGCGCGCGGACCGTGCTGAACGGGGCGGCGGCGTACGCCCGCAAGCACGAGCAGGCCGCGGCGCCGCGCGACGACCAGTTCCTCTACACCAAGGAGATCATCAAGGAGACCAACCAGAAGACGGGCACCACGAAGAGCTACGTCGACGAGAACTGGCGCTCTGTGGACGGGTCCCAGCGCTCCTGGATCATGGAGATCGGCCATGGCTGGTGGTCGCCGCCGCTCAAGAAGAACGAGAGCGTCTGGCCGCCGCAGGACTGGGGCACGCTGGAGAAGCTCCCGACCGATCCCGAGAAGCTGATCCTGTCGCTGCTGCACAAGAGCGGGCCCGACGACAAGAACGACTCGCTCGACGACATCACCGAGCAGGAGTGGTCCGACATCCACTTCAGCCTCGCCGGGCTCCTCAAGCTGGTCCCGGTGATGCCGGAGGGCCTGCGCCCGGCGGCGTACGAGGCGCTCGGCATGGTCCCCGGTGTGAAGGCGGTGCCGAACCAGAAGGACGCCAAGGGCCGTACGGGCGTGGCCATCACGTACGACGACCCGACGGGCATGATGGGCTTCGGCTCGTACTTCATCTTCAACCCGGCGACCTACGAGTTCCTGGGCTTCCGTGACGAGCGCACCTCGGGCGACGGCGCGAACATGAAGACGTACACCCAGCTCTCGTACCTCGACAGCTGGGCCATCGTCGACAAGGTGAAGCAGCGGCCGTAG
- a CDS encoding SRPBCC family protein — translation MAEFTSSSITIEAAAADVMGVISDFARYPDWTGEVKQAEVLQTDGQGRAEQVRLVMDAGAIKDDQVLAYTWSGEHEVSWSLVKSQMLRSLDGTYLLKPVGDTVTEVTYQLTVDVKIPMLGMIKRKAEKVIIDRALAGLKKRVESGA, via the coding sequence ATGGCGGAATTCACCAGTTCGAGCATCACGATCGAGGCCGCGGCCGCCGACGTCATGGGAGTGATCTCCGACTTCGCCCGCTACCCGGACTGGACGGGCGAGGTGAAGCAGGCGGAGGTACTTCAGACCGACGGCCAGGGCCGCGCCGAGCAGGTCCGGCTCGTCATGGACGCGGGGGCGATCAAGGACGACCAGGTGCTCGCGTACACCTGGAGCGGGGAGCACGAGGTTTCCTGGAGCCTGGTCAAGTCCCAGATGCTGCGGTCGCTGGACGGGACGTACCTCCTGAAGCCGGTCGGTGACACGGTGACCGAGGTGACGTACCAGCTGACCGTGGACGTCAAGATCCCGATGCTGGGGATGATCAAGCGCAAGGCGGAGAAGGTCATCATCGACAGGGCGTTGGCGGGGCTGAAGAAGAGGGTCGAGTCGGGCGCGTAG
- a CDS encoding ArsA family ATPase: MRTILITGQGGSGRTTVAAATALGAAREGARTLVLSADRIDSLGAVLGTATGAEPVRVESGLTAWRPDAAEGFREDLVAFQERAASVLDLLGAGRLDAEELTPLPGAEELALLRALRDAVFSEAYDLLVVDLPPAPDALALLGLPEELRRYLRRLLPAERQAARALRPVLGRLAGVPMPAEWLYETAGRWDVELAAVAAVLEDATTTVRLVAEPGPAGADHVRAATVGLALRGLAVDTLIANRVLPEETHDTWLAGLVAQQGKTLAEWRDTRPVREVPHLGRDPRGLDDLAELDMPGVNPAPDPVGWPVVDQLAEDGVLVWHLPLPGAIRDELDLIRRGDELVVTAGQFRRIVPLPSALRRCTVDGAALRDGELRIRFAPDPKLWPRAR; encoded by the coding sequence ATGCGCACCATCCTGATCACCGGGCAAGGCGGCAGTGGCCGTACGACGGTCGCCGCGGCCACCGCGCTCGGCGCGGCCCGTGAGGGCGCTCGCACGCTCGTGCTGAGCGCGGACCGGATCGACAGCCTCGGTGCCGTCCTCGGCACGGCCACCGGGGCCGAGCCCGTCCGGGTCGAGTCCGGCCTCACGGCCTGGCGGCCCGACGCCGCCGAGGGCTTCCGGGAGGACCTCGTCGCGTTCCAGGAGCGGGCCGCCTCCGTGCTCGACCTGCTGGGGGCCGGCCGACTGGACGCCGAGGAACTCACCCCGCTTCCCGGCGCCGAGGAACTCGCTCTGCTGCGGGCGCTGCGCGACGCCGTGTTCTCCGAGGCGTACGACCTGCTCGTCGTGGATCTGCCACCCGCACCCGACGCGCTCGCCCTGCTCGGACTTCCCGAGGAACTGCGGCGGTATCTGCGGCGGCTGCTCCCCGCCGAACGGCAGGCCGCCCGCGCCCTGCGCCCCGTCCTCGGGCGGCTCGCGGGCGTGCCCATGCCCGCCGAGTGGCTGTACGAGACGGCCGGCCGCTGGGACGTCGAGCTGGCCGCCGTCGCCGCGGTCCTCGAGGACGCCACCACGACCGTACGACTCGTCGCCGAACCGGGACCCGCCGGTGCCGACCACGTCCGCGCCGCCACCGTCGGCCTCGCCCTGCGCGGCCTCGCGGTCGACACGTTGATCGCCAACCGCGTCCTGCCCGAGGAGACCCACGACACCTGGCTCGCGGGGCTCGTCGCCCAGCAGGGCAAGACCCTCGCCGAGTGGCGCGACACCCGGCCCGTACGGGAGGTGCCGCACCTCGGGCGCGACCCCCGCGGCCTCGACGACCTCGCCGAGCTCGACATGCCGGGGGTCAACCCGGCGCCCGACCCGGTCGGGTGGCCCGTCGTCGATCAGCTCGCCGAGGACGGGGTGCTCGTCTGGCATCTGCCGCTGCCCGGCGCGATACGCGACGAGCTGGACCTCATCCGGCGCGGTGACGAACTCGTCGTCACCGCCGGGCAGTTCCGGCGGATCGTCCCGCTGCCGTCCGCCCTGCGCCGCTGCACCGTCGACGGCGCCGCCCTGCGCGACGGCGAGCTGAGGATCCGCTTCGCGCCGGATCCGAAGCTTTGGCCCCGGGCACGATGA